One Kushneria konosiri genomic window, CGAATCTGCATGCTGTCGCCCTTTTGAATGAGAGATGTGGTGGGCAGGTTTATCCAAGCCACTATCCGGGAATGGAAGGCTCGGTGGTTTCACCATCCGGCGTTCGCCACTGTGACAGCAGGGTTTCAACAAAACGCTCTGCTGCCGGTGACAAATGACTGTTGCGATGACGCACCAGACCCAGCGTTCTGCGAATCACGGGGTCGATCAACGGGCGCTGTATGAGCGTTGCGTGCTCCTGCCTTGGCATGGCCAGACGCGGCACGGCAGCGACCCCCAGCCCGGCCTCGACCATGCCCAGCGACGTGGAAAGATGCTGCACTTCAAAAAACCAGGTGGGCCTGTTTTCAAGCGAGGCCAGCTCATGGTCTATCAGTGTTCGGTTGCCACTGGCACGCCCGACACCAATCATCCGATGCCGGCTTAATTCACTCCAGCGCACCTGCTTGCGTGAGGCAAACTCATGATCGGACCGACAGGCCAGTACAAAGGGCTCTACTACCAGCGGCGTGAACTCGATATCCGGATGCTGCCCACTCAGCATGTTGATGCCGACATCGGCCTCACCGCTGAGCACGGCTTCAAGCCCCTCATTGGCGCTTAAATCCAGTAGACGAATACGAATGTTGGGGTACTGCGCGTTGAAGTCGCGGATGACCGAGGGCAGAAAATAAAAGGCCGCCGTAGGAATGCAGGCCAGCGTGATCTGCCCGATCCGGTGCTCTGCCAGCGCCTTGATATTGAAGACAGCATGATCGAAATCGTCGATCAGGCGGCGGGCCTGAGGATAGAAATCCCGGCCTACGGCGGTCATGCCGACATGTCGTGTGGTTCTTGACAGCAGCGATGTCCCCAGCGCCTGCTCAAGTTTCTGGATACGCCTGCTCAGCGCCGGCTGTGACACGTTGAGCGCCTCAGCCGCCGCGTGAAAGCTTTCCAGCTCCACCACCTTCAAAAAGGCCAGAATGTGTTGCAGTTCGTAATGCATTCCCTGCCCTCCCGGAAAAATATCGAGTTTTGATAATGAGCTTATGCCTCATCACATAGCGACCTTACCGTTTTGATTCTCTACACGCATCAATAACGCAAACAGTTGCATTGGAACAATAAAAACAGGCGTGCGATTTTCAGTGCCATCCGAAGCCGAGCCTTTGCTGGAAGGAAGTTACTGATGCATGCCATTCCCTGTGTCTTGATGCGTGGCGGGACCTCAAAGGGGCCCTTTTTTCTGGCAGGAGATCTCCCTGATGACGAAAATGCGCGCAACGAACTGCTGCTGCAGTTGATGGGTTCGGGCAATGAGCTTGAAATAGATGGCATCGGTGGTGGGTATCCCCAAACCAGCAAGGTTGCCATTGTGGGGCCGTCGTCAACCGAAGGCGTCGATGTCGACTACCTGTTCGTACAGGTCATGGTCGAACAGCGACGTGTCGATGTTTCCCCCAACTGCGGCAACATGCTGAGTGCCGTTGGGCCGTTTGCCATCGAAAAAGGGTTGGTTAAACCGTCAGGCGATACCACCTGCGTGCGTATTCGCAACGTCAATACCGATACGCTGATAGAGGCCACTGTTCAGACCCCCAACGGGCAGGTTCGCTACGATGGCGATGCCGCCATTGATGGCGTCCCCGGCACGGCCGCTCCCATTCATCTGACGTTTCTCAACGCCATCGGTGCGCGCACCGGCAAGCTGTATCCGACCGGGCAGAGCCGGGACACCTTTGACGGTGTTGAAGTGAGCTGCGTGGATGCGGCCATGCCGATGGTGCTGATCCATGCCTCATCAATGGGAAAGCGGGGGGATGAAACGCCCGCCGAGCTCGATGATGACAAGGTCTTCATGGCACGGCTGGAGCTGATTCGATGCCAGGCCGGACTAGCGATGGGATTTGGAGATGTCAGTGAGAAGGTCATTCCCAAGCCGGTGCTTGTCAGTAATGGCCACCCTGATGCCCCGCTGACCGTGCGCTATTTCATGCCACATCGCTGCCACAAGGCGCTCGCCATTACCGGCGCCGTGGGACTTGCCATTGCCTGCAGCAACGGCGAAAGCCTGATTCGCGATCTGATTGACCCACAGACTCTCAAGGGAGAAATGGATATAGCACACCCCAGCGGTCGACTGAGCGTGGCCATGACGACTGATGAGTCCGGGCAGGCACCGATCTGCTCGCTGCTTCGTACAGCCAGGCGCCTTTTTAGTGGCGAAGTATTCGTTTCTGCCGCCAACAATTAACGATCCCCCTTGCTGCATCATCTTCAAGCGCCCTCTCAAGGGCGCTTTTTTATATCAGTTCTCAAGGTTCTCGAGCACCGCCCTGCCGTGATCAGGGCAAATTTCCCGGATTGCCTGTTAAACATTGGTATATAGCCGGCCTGAAAATTGGAAACACGAAATTTCCCTCCCTTCGCGCCAGGCCCTGATCTGACGGGGCCGATTGAAACCTTTCGCCCATTAATGCAATAGAGACATCAAAACAGCCGATTGAATGCATTGGAATGATCGATGACAACTATGCGAGCTTGTCGCCTAACCACTGCGCCGGGCCTACGCCGTCAGCGCAGAACCCATTAAAAAACCGTGCATGAGGTGAGCGAT contains:
- a CDS encoding LysR family transcriptional regulator; this encodes MHYELQHILAFLKVVELESFHAAAEALNVSQPALSRRIQKLEQALGTSLLSRTTRHVGMTAVGRDFYPQARRLIDDFDHAVFNIKALAEHRIGQITLACIPTAAFYFLPSVIRDFNAQYPNIRIRLLDLSANEGLEAVLSGEADVGINMLSGQHPDIEFTPLVVEPFVLACRSDHEFASRKQVRWSELSRHRMIGVGRASGNRTLIDHELASLENRPTWFFEVQHLSTSLGMVEAGLGVAAVPRLAMPRQEHATLIQRPLIDPVIRRTLGLVRHRNSHLSPAAERFVETLLSQWRTPDGETTEPSIPG
- a CDS encoding 4-oxalomesaconate tautomerase; its protein translation is MHAIPCVLMRGGTSKGPFFLAGDLPDDENARNELLLQLMGSGNELEIDGIGGGYPQTSKVAIVGPSSTEGVDVDYLFVQVMVEQRRVDVSPNCGNMLSAVGPFAIEKGLVKPSGDTTCVRIRNVNTDTLIEATVQTPNGQVRYDGDAAIDGVPGTAAPIHLTFLNAIGARTGKLYPTGQSRDTFDGVEVSCVDAAMPMVLIHASSMGKRGDETPAELDDDKVFMARLELIRCQAGLAMGFGDVSEKVIPKPVLVSNGHPDAPLTVRYFMPHRCHKALAITGAVGLAIACSNGESLIRDLIDPQTLKGEMDIAHPSGRLSVAMTTDESGQAPICSLLRTARRLFSGEVFVSAANN